A DNA window from Niabella yanshanensis contains the following coding sequences:
- the rpiA gene encoding ribose-5-phosphate isomerase RpiA: MDTANNEKKMAALEAVKEIKDGMTVGLGTGSTAYYAIHAVAELIGQGMNLKTVPTSEQTKQMSIELGIPMVDINSIDSLDVTIDGADEFTQNLELIKGGGGALLREKIVASITKKQIIITDSSKMVHQLGKFKVPIEVIPMACSYVMRQLPAIGGIGLVRKKKDKDYITDQGNLIIDADFGLIEHPAVLDEQLNKIVGVVEHGLFIGLAHKVIMIKDGEAITFSA, from the coding sequence ATGGATACCGCAAACAACGAAAAAAAAATGGCAGCGCTGGAAGCTGTAAAAGAAATTAAAGACGGCATGACTGTAGGGCTGGGAACTGGTTCTACCGCTTATTATGCTATACATGCTGTGGCAGAGCTGATTGGGCAGGGTATGAATCTGAAAACTGTTCCCACTTCTGAACAAACCAAACAAATGTCGATAGAGCTAGGCATTCCTATGGTAGATATAAACAGCATCGATTCGCTTGATGTAACTATTGATGGCGCCGATGAGTTCACCCAAAACCTGGAGCTGATCAAAGGTGGGGGTGGTGCGCTATTAAGAGAGAAGATCGTTGCGTCGATCACTAAAAAACAAATCATCATCACGGATAGTTCTAAAATGGTGCACCAGCTAGGTAAATTCAAAGTGCCTATTGAAGTAATTCCTATGGCTTGCAGCTATGTAATGCGTCAACTACCTGCCATTGGCGGAATCGGCCTGGTTCGCAAGAAAAAAGATAAAGATTATATTACCGACCAGGGCAACCTGATCATTGATGCAGACTTTGGATTGATTGAACATCCTGCGGTATTAGATGAACAACTGAACAAAATTGTAGGTGTAGTAGAACATGGCTTGTTCATCGGACTGGCTCACAAAGTAATTATGATAAAGGATGGCGAGGCGATCACGTTCTCTGCTTAA
- the rlmN gene encoding 23S rRNA (adenine(2503)-C(2))-methyltransferase RlmN produces MAGKQNIRHLTLAELEQYLLSIGEKKFRAKQVYDWLWLKPVQHFDAMTNISKDLREKLANNFSFPSITVDTVQHSEDGTIKSRFKTIEGHLTEGVLIPTEERKTACVSSQIGCSLSCKFCATGYIDRKRNLNFDEIFDEVALINKQSLEVYDKKLTNIVFMGMGEPLLNYKNVLKAIEKITSPEGLGMSPRRITVSTAGVAKQIKQLGDDKVRFKLALSLHAPTDKKRHEIMPINDSNNIKSLIEALNYFYQQTKNEITFEYILFNNFNDSLQDADDLIKIYRQVPSDLINLIEYNPIEFAQFTKPSEEKVEAFMKHLEKNRVNVRLRRSRGKDIDAACGQLANKG; encoded by the coding sequence ATGGCAGGAAAACAAAACATCAGGCATCTGACGCTCGCAGAGCTTGAGCAGTACCTATTATCTATTGGCGAAAAGAAATTCAGGGCAAAGCAGGTTTATGACTGGCTTTGGCTGAAACCGGTGCAGCATTTTGATGCAATGACGAACATTAGCAAGGATTTACGTGAAAAATTAGCCAATAACTTTTCCTTTCCTTCCATTACGGTTGATACGGTTCAGCATTCGGAAGATGGCACCATTAAATCGAGGTTTAAGACGATTGAAGGCCACCTGACCGAAGGCGTTTTGATACCTACCGAGGAGCGCAAAACAGCTTGTGTAAGCTCCCAGATCGGTTGCAGCCTTAGTTGTAAATTCTGTGCTACGGGTTATATCGACCGCAAACGCAACCTGAATTTTGACGAGATCTTTGATGAAGTAGCACTGATCAATAAGCAATCTTTAGAAGTATACGATAAAAAGCTCACCAATATTGTTTTTATGGGTATGGGTGAGCCTTTACTGAATTATAAGAACGTATTGAAAGCAATCGAAAAGATCACTTCACCTGAAGGGCTGGGTATGAGCCCCAGGCGAATCACCGTTTCTACGGCGGGGGTTGCCAAACAAATCAAGCAATTGGGCGACGATAAGGTAAGATTTAAACTGGCTTTATCATTACATGCACCTACCGACAAGAAGCGGCACGAGATCATGCCGATCAATGATAGTAATAATATCAAATCGCTGATAGAAGCACTGAATTATTTCTACCAGCAAACCAAGAACGAAATTACTTTCGAGTATATACTGTTTAACAATTTCAACGACTCGTTACAGGATGCAGACGACCTGATCAAGATCTATCGCCAGGTACCCTCCGATCTAATCAACCTGATAGAATATAACCCGATCGAGTTTGCCCAGTTCACCAAACCTTCTGAAGAAAAGGTGGAAGCCTTTATGAAACATCTTGAAAAGAACCGGGTAAATGTGCGCCTGCGGCGTAGTCGGGGAAAGGATATTGATGCAGCGTGTGGACAGCTGGCGAATAAAGGATAG
- a CDS encoding RidA family protein, which produces MSVQRIEQNPRMSEASKAGNLVILAGQVADGETVASQAQSIFDSIDALLEKAGTNKANILFANIYLTDINDFDELNKVWEGWVAADQGQTPSRATMQVVRLARPEWKVEVQVFATV; this is translated from the coding sequence ATGAGTGTTCAAAGAATCGAACAAAACCCTCGTATGAGTGAAGCATCGAAAGCCGGAAACCTGGTGATTTTAGCAGGACAGGTTGCCGATGGTGAAACGGTTGCCAGCCAGGCACAAAGCATTTTCGATAGTATAGATGCCTTACTGGAAAAAGCAGGCACTAACAAAGCCAATATTCTTTTCGCTAATATTTATCTAACCGATATTAATGATTTTGATGAGCTGAATAAGGTATGGGAAGGATGGGTAGCCGCCGACCAGGGCCAGACACCTTCACGTGCAACCATGCAGGTCGTACGTTTGGCCAGGCCAGAATGGAAAGTAGAGGTACAGGTATTCGCTACGGTGTAG
- a CDS encoding response regulator, which translates to MEKGYKILIADDEPDILEILSYNLEKEGYTVITAKDGDEAIDKAYQHKPNLIILDMMMPKKTGVQVCQVLRGQTAFKDTLIMFLTALNDEVTQVRGLETGADDYVSKPVSPKVLLSRVAALLRRVQKDHSKAVKVGNISIDPEKFLVQIEDKEIVLAKKEFELLYLLALKPGRVFLRNEILNAIWGNDVIVGDRTIDVHIRKIRQKLDMDCITTVKGVGYKFEI; encoded by the coding sequence ATGGAGAAAGGCTATAAAATTCTAATTGCTGATGATGAGCCAGACATTTTAGAAATCCTGTCCTATAATCTTGAAAAAGAGGGATATACAGTAATCACGGCAAAAGATGGTGATGAGGCAATAGACAAAGCTTATCAGCATAAACCCAATTTGATAATATTGGATATGATGATGCCCAAAAAAACCGGTGTTCAGGTTTGCCAGGTGTTACGCGGACAAACGGCTTTTAAGGACACACTGATTATGTTTTTAACCGCCTTAAACGACGAAGTGACCCAGGTGCGCGGTTTGGAAACAGGTGCTGACGACTATGTAAGCAAACCGGTAAGTCCTAAAGTATTGTTGAGCAGGGTTGCGGCACTTTTGAGGCGTGTGCAAAAGGACCACTCAAAAGCGGTGAAAGTAGGTAATATCAGCATCGACCCTGAAAAATTCCTGGTTCAGATAGAAGACAAGGAAATTGTACTCGCCAAAAAAGAATTTGAATTGCTATACCTGCTGGCCCTCAAGCCTGGACGTGTATTTTTAAGAAACGAGATATTAAATGCGATTTGGGGTAACGACGTGATCGTAGGCGACCGAACCATTGATGTTCACATACGTAAAATACGCCAGAAACTGGATATGGATTGTATCACTACTGTGAAGGGAGTGGGCTATAAGTTTGAAATTTAA
- a CDS encoding sensor histidine kinase: MNPKNLSPKQLSFYTALALAVPVSILLYAVEKRWLFAVISFVILLTGAYVLISFVLDNFIYRKIKLIYKFIYQTKATKREETYYKYILPKKSIGEVTEDVEAWAQENQKQVEQLKANEQFRREFLQNLSHEFKTPIFTIQSYVDTLLQDEPENPALRRKFLEKTARNVDRLTNLLADLDEISSLERGELVLVKTNFVIQDLLKDTFESISIKAEPKSIRFSIKKGCEAPIVVHADKEKIRQIVLNLFENAIKYGKHNGSIKAGIYRTDDKRILIEISDDGVGIAEKNLPRIFERFYRTDIGRSMDATGSGLGLAICKHIIEAHNQTIHIRSTQDVGTTIGFTLRAKKD; encoded by the coding sequence ATGAACCCAAAGAATCTGTCACCGAAGCAATTATCTTTTTACACGGCGCTGGCCCTGGCAGTGCCGGTAAGTATTTTACTGTACGCGGTAGAAAAGCGCTGGTTATTTGCAGTTATCTCTTTTGTGATACTACTTACCGGGGCATATGTGCTGATATCCTTTGTGCTGGATAACTTTATTTACCGTAAGATAAAGCTGATCTATAAGTTTATTTATCAAACAAAAGCTACCAAACGGGAAGAAACCTATTATAAATATATTTTACCGAAGAAAAGTATAGGAGAGGTTACAGAAGACGTAGAAGCCTGGGCGCAGGAGAATCAAAAACAGGTAGAGCAATTAAAAGCCAATGAACAGTTTCGCCGCGAATTTCTGCAGAACCTATCGCACGAATTCAAAACGCCCATCTTCACCATACAAAGTTACGTAGATACCTTGCTACAGGATGAGCCGGAGAACCCGGCCCTGCGCAGAAAATTTTTAGAGAAGACCGCAAGGAATGTAGATCGCCTTACCAACCTGCTGGCTGATCTGGATGAAATTTCCAGCCTGGAGCGCGGCGAGCTCGTATTGGTAAAAACCAATTTCGTGATCCAGGATTTGCTCAAAGATACCTTCGAAAGCATTTCTATTAAAGCAGAACCTAAGAGCATTCGGTTTAGTATAAAAAAGGGGTGTGAGGCTCCGATAGTGGTACATGCCGACAAAGAAAAAATACGGCAGATCGTTTTAAATCTTTTTGAAAATGCCATTAAATATGGTAAGCACAACGGGTCTATAAAAGCTGGTATTTATCGAACCGATGATAAACGGATTCTGATCGAGATCAGTGATGATGGTGTTGGCATTGCTGAAAAGAACCTCCCACGCATATTTGAACGGTTTTACAGAACGGATATCGGTCGCAGTATGGATGCCACCGGCAGCGGCCTCGGGTTAGCCATTTGCAAACATATTATCGAGGCTCATAACCAAACGATACATATCCGCAGCACACAGGATGTCGGTACCACCATCGGGTTTACTTTAAGAGCGAAGAAGGATTAG
- the hisS gene encoding histidine--tRNA ligase, which translates to MKPTIPQGTRDFGADTVRKRNYIFSTIQAVFELYGFQPLETPAMENLETLMGKYGEEGDKLIFKILNNGLDNEAKAGKIREGFAKITEGKSSKDITERALRYDLTIPFARYVAMNHQQLPMPFKRYQMQPVWRADRPQKGRYREFYQCDADVVGSKSLLNELELVNIYATVFQKLKVDVEIRINNRKVLAALADICGGAEKMIDITIAIDKLDKIGIEKVKEELLGRGLNEAQVQTIESFLNISGSNEEKLQQLKTIFAGNETGLKGIEELMYLIAHSPLTIPYSPLIDLTLARGLNYYTGTIFEVKAKGVQIGSIGGGGRYDDLTGLFGVPNIPGVGISFGVDRIYDVMSELDVFPTEVVSGTKLLFFNLGEAEVAKAMELAQTLRSQGIACEVFHENSKFDKQFKYAEKKSIPFIAVLGSKELEAGVVNLKNLATGTQQQVVFENLVDFNWQ; encoded by the coding sequence ATGAAACCAACAATACCACAGGGAACCCGTGATTTTGGAGCGGATACAGTAAGAAAACGCAATTATATTTTCAGTACCATCCAGGCTGTTTTTGAATTATATGGCTTTCAGCCGCTGGAAACGCCTGCCATGGAAAACCTGGAAACCTTAATGGGCAAATATGGAGAAGAAGGCGACAAGCTGATCTTTAAAATATTAAATAACGGCCTGGATAATGAAGCCAAGGCCGGAAAGATCCGGGAAGGGTTTGCCAAAATTACTGAAGGTAAGTCCAGTAAGGATATAACGGAAAGGGCATTACGTTATGATTTGACCATCCCTTTCGCGCGTTATGTGGCTATGAATCACCAGCAGCTGCCCATGCCGTTTAAACGCTACCAGATGCAGCCGGTATGGCGGGCAGACCGCCCCCAGAAAGGACGTTACCGTGAGTTTTACCAGTGTGATGCGGACGTGGTAGGCAGCAAGTCTTTGCTGAACGAACTGGAATTGGTAAATATATATGCAACTGTTTTCCAGAAATTGAAAGTGGATGTAGAAATCCGCATCAATAACCGCAAAGTTCTGGCTGCGCTTGCCGATATCTGCGGCGGTGCTGAAAAAATGATCGACATTACTATCGCCATTGATAAACTGGATAAGATCGGGATTGAAAAAGTAAAAGAGGAACTGTTGGGCAGAGGTTTGAATGAAGCACAGGTTCAGACCATTGAATCCTTTTTAAATATCAGCGGCAGTAACGAAGAAAAATTACAACAACTAAAAACCATCTTCGCCGGGAATGAAACCGGCTTAAAAGGTATTGAAGAGTTAATGTATTTGATTGCCCATTCACCCCTCACTATTCCCTATTCACCTTTAATTGATCTCACACTCGCCCGCGGTCTGAATTATTATACCGGAACTATTTTCGAAGTAAAAGCCAAGGGTGTGCAAATAGGCAGCATTGGTGGAGGCGGCCGTTATGATGATCTGACCGGTTTATTCGGCGTGCCTAATATTCCGGGTGTAGGTATTTCATTTGGTGTAGATCGCATTTATGATGTGATGAGTGAACTGGATGTTTTTCCAACGGAAGTAGTTTCGGGAACGAAACTCCTGTTTTTTAATTTAGGTGAAGCCGAAGTAGCCAAAGCCATGGAACTGGCTCAAACATTGCGTAGCCAGGGGATTGCCTGTGAAGTATTCCATGAGAACAGCAAATTTGATAAGCAGTTTAAATATGCCGAAAAAAAGTCCATTCCATTTATAGCCGTGCTGGGGAGCAAGGAGCTGGAAGCCGGGGTGGTGAATTTGAAAAACCTGGCAACGGGAACGCAGCAGCAAGTGGTGTTTGAAAACCTGGTGGATTTTAACTGGCAATAA
- a CDS encoding RNA polymerase sigma factor, producing MADGIAIMAEDKKQNIVDTVKNYSKRLFGFIRGKVNTDADAEDILQDVWYQFSNTSATQTIEEVSGWLFAVARNKITDKYRKKKPDLIEDYQYEGEDGDVYFKDILLAINDNPELEDFKELFWESLFDALEELPVAQREAFILNELEDMTLQEIANRSGESIKTVISRKRYAVQHLRKRLQYLYNELSNF from the coding sequence ATGGCGGACGGAATAGCGATAATGGCCGAAGACAAAAAGCAGAACATTGTTGATACTGTAAAGAATTACAGTAAGCGGCTTTTTGGCTTTATACGCGGGAAGGTAAATACCGATGCCGATGCTGAAGATATTTTGCAGGATGTATGGTACCAGTTTTCCAACACATCTGCCACTCAAACTATTGAAGAAGTAAGCGGCTGGTTATTTGCTGTAGCCCGCAATAAGATCACCGATAAATATCGTAAAAAGAAGCCAGATCTGATTGAGGATTACCAGTACGAGGGCGAAGACGGCGACGTTTATTTTAAGGATATTTTACTGGCTATCAATGATAATCCCGAGTTGGAAGACTTTAAGGAACTTTTTTGGGAATCCTTATTTGATGCACTGGAAGAGCTTCCGGTAGCCCAACGGGAAGCTTTTATTTTGAATGAGCTGGAAGATATGACACTGCAGGAAATAGCCAATAGAAGTGGTGAAAGCATTAAAACTGTTATTAGCCGGAAACGGTATGCGGTACAGCATTTGCGTAAGCGTTTGCAATATTTGTACAACGAGTTAAGTAATTTTTAA
- a CDS encoding TonB-dependent receptor — MKRLMVFRALAVIVCTMFCMSILAQDKFGAIAGMVKTSDDQPAANVSVVIKNTKQGTATDNEGGFEFARLKPGTYTLQVTLLGYESKEQEVTVPAGQTVNPVFALQVNSAELETVIITAGKNKFLVKKSQTVAKMPLSNLENPQAYSSISKELIKEQITTDFSNLLKNAPGVFKVSANRGINTDGATYYSLRGFRTEVSMVDGVPTQTNGEIDPANVEKVEVLRGPSATLYGGAVATYGGVINLITRKPQENFGGEVSFIHGSFNLNRLTADVYGPINKEKNLLGRVNIAYQNQNSWQDAGFRKSFFIAPALEYRVNERLKINLNAELYTSEFTTPSAIFLNRTRQFVAHTPQELGFNFKRSYTNNDLSMKNPTANLRAVFNYQISNQWTSQTILSNNTRQSEGYYQYQFIRKATDDSLERNISYQNTMNANLDVQQNFVGDFKIGKMRNRLLVGLDYVNQRIKNDNSPYIVLDFVNALNPTDPNYSKLNRALVDARLAASTARGVRNNTRTNIYSAYASNVLNITDNLLAMVSLRLDRFEGNGTYDLATDTILANSKYGQTALSPKLGLVYQVIKDRISVFGNYMNGFSNVAPVTQPVLDISGVLKPQQANQWETGVKLDLFSGRLNLTASYYEIEVSNVVRDEQFTREEQLVRDGQLVWENVNYIIKVQDGTQFSKGYELELIANPFSGLNLVAGYSHNNSKLTKSAVAATQGRRPPSAGPADLANLWISYGIPGGKLKGLGAGFGGNYVGDFETANSAATGVFTIPSYTLLNATVFYETKSFRLGLKLDNLTDELYFAGQGVLAPQMPRSAMASITLKF, encoded by the coding sequence ATGAAAAGATTGATGGTATTCCGCGCTTTAGCTGTTATTGTCTGCACCATGTTTTGCATGAGTATATTGGCCCAGGATAAATTTGGGGCTATTGCAGGTATGGTTAAAACTTCCGACGATCAGCCTGCCGCCAACGTAAGTGTAGTGATCAAAAATACAAAGCAGGGTACTGCAACCGATAACGAAGGGGGCTTTGAATTTGCAAGGCTGAAACCCGGAACCTATACCTTGCAGGTGACTTTATTGGGGTATGAAAGTAAAGAACAGGAGGTGACTGTACCAGCCGGGCAAACAGTTAACCCGGTATTTGCCTTGCAGGTTAATAGCGCTGAGTTAGAAACCGTAATCATAACCGCGGGAAAGAATAAGTTTTTAGTGAAGAAAAGCCAGACGGTAGCCAAAATGCCTTTAAGCAACCTGGAAAATCCCCAGGCATACAGCAGTATATCAAAAGAGTTGATCAAAGAACAGATCACTACCGATTTTAGTAACCTGCTGAAAAATGCACCGGGTGTTTTTAAAGTGTCTGCCAACCGGGGTATCAATACCGATGGCGCGACTTATTACAGTCTTCGTGGTTTCAGAACTGAAGTGTCGATGGTAGACGGCGTGCCTACACAAACCAATGGAGAAATAGACCCCGCCAATGTAGAAAAAGTAGAAGTGCTGCGTGGGCCGTCTGCTACCTTGTACGGAGGGGCCGTGGCCACTTATGGTGGCGTGATCAACCTGATTACACGCAAGCCCCAGGAGAATTTTGGTGGCGAAGTATCTTTTATACATGGCAGCTTTAACTTAAACAGGCTGACGGCTGATGTGTACGGACCTATTAATAAAGAAAAGAACTTACTGGGGCGGGTAAACATTGCCTATCAAAATCAGAACAGCTGGCAGGATGCCGGTTTCAGGAAATCTTTTTTTATAGCACCTGCACTGGAGTACAGGGTAAATGAAAGGTTGAAGATTAACCTGAACGCTGAACTCTATACCTCGGAGTTTACCACTCCATCAGCTATCTTCTTAAACCGGACCAGGCAGTTTGTCGCGCATACACCCCAAGAGCTGGGCTTTAATTTCAAGAGGTCGTATACCAATAATGATCTCTCTATGAAAAATCCTACAGCTAATCTCAGGGCTGTATTCAATTACCAGATCTCCAATCAATGGACTTCACAAACGATTCTCTCCAACAATACCCGTCAGTCTGAAGGATATTACCAATACCAGTTTATCCGGAAAGCAACAGACGACAGCCTGGAGAGAAATATCTCTTACCAGAATACGATGAATGCGAACCTGGATGTGCAGCAGAATTTTGTGGGAGATTTTAAGATAGGGAAGATGCGCAACAGGCTATTGGTAGGGCTTGATTATGTAAACCAGCGCATCAAAAATGATAATTCCCCTTACATTGTTTTGGACTTTGTAAACGCATTAAATCCGACTGATCCTAATTATTCAAAGCTTAACCGGGCGTTGGTAGATGCGCGGCTGGCGGCCAGCACGGCCCGTGGTGTAAGAAATAATACACGTACGAATATTTACAGTGCGTATGCCTCCAATGTGTTAAATATTACCGACAACCTTTTGGCCATGGTGAGCCTGAGGTTGGATCGCTTTGAAGGCAATGGTACTTACGACCTGGCTACCGATACAATTCTGGCTAATTCAAAATATGGTCAAACCGCCCTGTCTCCCAAGCTGGGACTAGTGTACCAGGTAATAAAAGACCGTATTTCAGTATTTGGTAATTATATGAATGGCTTCTCCAATGTGGCTCCCGTTACCCAGCCTGTGCTGGATATTTCAGGCGTGTTGAAACCGCAGCAGGCCAATCAATGGGAAACGGGTGTGAAGCTGGATCTGTTTAGCGGCCGGTTAAACCTTACTGCCAGCTATTACGAAATTGAAGTGAGCAATGTGGTGCGGGATGAGCAATTTACACGGGAAGAACAATTGGTACGGGATGGGCAATTGGTATGGGAAAATGTAAACTATATTATAAAGGTTCAGGATGGTACCCAGTTCAGCAAAGGATATGAGCTGGAACTGATCGCCAATCCTTTCAGCGGCTTGAACCTGGTAGCAGGTTATTCACATAATAACAGCAAGCTTACCAAATCGGCGGTAGCTGCTACGCAGGGTAGACGGCCTCCAAGTGCAGGTCCGGCAGACCTGGCTAATCTTTGGATCAGTTACGGCATACCTGGTGGTAAATTGAAAGGATTAGGGGCAGGTTTTGGAGGTAATTATGTTGGCGATTTTGAAACCGCTAATTCGGCTGCGACAGGTGTTTTCACGATACCTTCCTACACCTTATTGAATGCTACTGTTTTCTATGAAACCAAATCTTTCAGGTTGGGATTAAAACTGGATAATTTAACGGATGAGTTATACTTTGCAGGACAAGGTGTACTAGCGCCTCAAATGCCGAGATCGGCAATGGCCAGTATTACGTTGAAGTTTTAG
- a CDS encoding aspartate aminotransferase family protein, producing the protein MNQRELFLRHVAQTSTAPLALEITKAEGAVLRDVNGKEYIDLIGGISVANVGHRHPKVIDAIHQQLDSYMHIMVYGEFVEAPQVQYAYYLAQHLPESLNSVYFTNSGAEAVEGAMKLAKRATNRTRIIACESSYHGSTQGALSIIGSEYWRNAYRPLLPGILHLQYNSQELIDSIDNHTACVILETVQAEAGIIIPDTNWLQAVRKKCTETRTLLILDEIQAGFGRTGKLWGFEHFGVIPDIVLLGKALGGGMPLGAFVADKELMMQLADNPVLGHITTFGGHPVCCAAGLAAMQTLIDEAMANEVTEKGNLFTSLLQHDQIKAVRHIGLLMAVEFDSFETNKKVIDAVIETGALTDWFLFASNCLRICPPLTISEAEIRKACSIIIDVLNKN; encoded by the coding sequence ATGAATCAACGGGAACTATTTTTACGCCATGTAGCGCAAACATCAACTGCGCCATTGGCATTGGAAATTACAAAGGCAGAAGGCGCTGTCCTGCGCGATGTTAACGGGAAAGAATATATCGACCTGATAGGCGGCATTAGTGTAGCCAATGTAGGGCACCGTCACCCTAAAGTAATTGACGCCATCCATCAGCAGCTGGATAGCTATATGCACATTATGGTGTACGGAGAATTTGTGGAAGCGCCGCAGGTGCAATATGCCTATTACCTGGCACAGCATTTACCTGAAAGCCTGAACTCCGTTTACTTTACCAACTCCGGCGCAGAAGCGGTAGAGGGCGCTATGAAGCTGGCGAAACGGGCTACTAACCGCACCCGGATCATTGCCTGCGAAAGTTCTTATCACGGTTCTACCCAGGGCGCTTTAAGTATCATCGGTAGCGAGTATTGGCGTAATGCCTACCGGCCGCTTTTACCGGGCATCCTGCATCTGCAATATAACAGCCAGGAATTAATTGATTCTATTGATAACCATACCGCTTGTGTGATACTGGAAACCGTACAGGCAGAAGCTGGTATTATAATACCCGACACGAACTGGTTGCAGGCTGTCAGAAAAAAGTGCACTGAAACACGAACGCTGTTAATACTCGATGAAATCCAGGCTGGCTTTGGCAGAACCGGTAAACTCTGGGGTTTCGAACATTTTGGTGTAATACCTGATATTGTGCTGTTGGGAAAAGCATTAGGCGGCGGTATGCCCCTGGGCGCCTTTGTAGCAGATAAGGAATTGATGATGCAACTGGCAGACAACCCGGTGTTGGGGCATATCACCACTTTTGGTGGCCACCCCGTTTGCTGCGCGGCTGGATTGGCAGCTATGCAGACATTGATCGATGAAGCCATGGCAAACGAAGTGACCGAAAAAGGCAACCTGTTTACATCCCTGCTGCAACATGACCAAATAAAAGCAGTACGCCATATCGGCTTATTAATGGCGGTAGAATTCGATAGCTTTGAAACCAATAAAAAAGTGATCGATGCTGTGATTGAAACCGGCGCCTTAACCGACTGGTTTTTGTTTGCGTCTAACTGCCTGCGTATTTGTCCGCCATTAACCATCAGCGAAGCAGAAATAAGAAAAGCCTGTAGCATCATCATTGACGTACTCAACAAAAATTAA
- a CDS encoding low molecular weight protein-tyrosine-phosphatase, with the protein MNILMVCLGNICRSPLAEGILQHRVNQAGLNWRVDSAGTNGYHTGEAPHQLSQKVAKARGLDISGQCSRRFIAADFEKYDKIYAMARDVVDEIKWIAKGKFDPSKVELLMNEIYPGENRDVPDPWYGPEPGYHDVYDMIDSACEAIIEKYK; encoded by the coding sequence ATGAATATTTTGATGGTATGCCTGGGTAATATCTGTCGCAGCCCTTTGGCTGAAGGTATTTTGCAGCATCGGGTAAATCAGGCAGGTTTAAACTGGAGGGTGGACAGCGCCGGCACTAATGGTTATCATACAGGAGAAGCGCCGCACCAGCTTTCTCAAAAAGTGGCAAAGGCCAGGGGGCTGGATATTAGCGGACAATGTTCCCGCCGGTTTATTGCAGCCGATTTTGAAAAATATGACAAGATCTACGCAATGGCCCGGGATGTAGTGGATGAAATAAAATGGATCGCAAAAGGCAAATTCGATCCGTCAAAAGTAGAATTATTGATGAACGAGATCTATCCCGGTGAGAACAGGGATGTGCCGGATCCCTGGTATGGCCCGGAGCCGGGCTACCATGATGTATATGATATGATCGACAGTGCCTGCGAGGCAATAATAGAGAAATATAAATAG
- a CDS encoding helix-turn-helix domain-containing protein translates to MSKKIVLARKKQGLTQEELASLAHVTVRTIQRIESGESVPRAFTIKALARALETNFEELANEMGPEGLGNQPDLSPIGNDPGNEKHFLQTLCLSCFSYLVIPFVHFLIPVYLLRKQAHSHPETVAMARAIIRQQIYWIIVLHALMLLTLGYNLIMAAYFNKAYLISYLVPFFAMYLANAFMIIATFRRVDQLKWVTVSN, encoded by the coding sequence TTGTCAAAAAAAATAGTACTGGCGAGAAAAAAGCAAGGGCTTACCCAGGAGGAATTAGCCAGCCTGGCCCATGTAACAGTTCGCACCATTCAACGAATAGAGAGCGGTGAAAGCGTTCCCAGAGCATTTACGATAAAAGCTTTGGCCCGCGCACTGGAAACAAACTTTGAAGAGCTCGCTAATGAAATGGGACCTGAGGGGTTGGGAAATCAACCGGACTTGTCTCCAATCGGCAACGACCCTGGGAACGAAAAACATTTTTTGCAAACCCTTTGCTTATCCTGCTTCAGTTACCTGGTTATTCCCTTCGTACATTTTTTAATTCCTGTTTATCTTTTGAGGAAGCAGGCGCACAGTCATCCTGAAACTGTGGCAATGGCACGAGCCATTATCCGGCAACAGATTTACTGGATCATCGTCCTCCATGCTTTAATGTTGCTAACCCTGGGTTATAATCTGATTATGGCCGCCTACTTCAATAAAGCGTATTTGATTAGCTATTTAGTACCGTTCTTTGCTATGTACCTGGCCAATGCCTTTATGATTATCGCAACTTTCCGACGTGTGGATCAATTGAAATGGGTTACTGTAAGTAATTGA